The Bacteroidales bacterium genome includes the window CTGTTTTTTTGATAGCTGATTTTGTAACTGCATCTTTTTTAGAAACAGCTTTTTGAGTTTGAGCAAATACCGAAGAAGCCATCAGCAAAACTCCTACGCTCAAAAATAGTAATTGTTTTCTCATATTATAAAATTTTAAATTTGCGAGACAAATATAAAACTTTTTTTAATATAACAAAATGATTTTTGAATAAAAAATGCCAGCAAAATAATCTTTTGCTGGCATCATAAAAAGTTCTTTATTATATTATTTTATTTTGCTATTAACTATTTCTAATATTTTTTTCTCTAATTCAATAGCTTTCTGTTCAATTTCAGCTCCTTGTGCTATAATATGTTCAACAAATTTTTTATCTTCGTATGAACTGCAATTTATTTTTACATTGAGGTAAGCTCCCATTACACAACTACGAGCTGCAATGGCTCCAACACCTGCATCTGTAACAGAGTTTGGATTACCAGAATCTGCCATTGCAAGCATTACTTCCATTGATTCATATGCTGTTTGCATCACTTTGAAAGGAATTTCAATAGCATAGCGTGTAGCATTTTGTATAGCTTGTTTTCGGATAGCTTTTTCTTCGTCCGTTCCTTTAGGTAACGAAAATGCATCCATTATTTTATTAAATGCATGGGTATCTTCGTCAATCAAAAACAGCAGTTGTTCGTAGTATTTTTTACCTTTTTCTGCCCAATTGCTAAACTCTTCCCAACGCTCGTCCCATCCGGGTTTGTGTGATGAGAGATTAGCGACCATAGTACCCAATGCAGCTCCCATAGCTCCCATGGCAGCCGAGATAGACCCACCACCCGGTGCTGGCGATTCAGAAGCTGTTTCGTAAACAAAACCTTTCATGGTTAAATCAACCAACTTTTTCGATTTTGCTTCGTTTTCTTGCAGAATATATTCAATAATTTTCTTTTTAGGTTCAAACGGATAGAGCTCATTTAAGCCTAACGATTTTATGGCAATCTTCACAATTTCTTCATCGGGGATGCCAATGGAACGATGTTGTTTTTTTAGAAAATATTTACCAGCATCGAGCATTGCTTGAAGTGGTACGACACCTACTATTTCGCTACCAGTTACACGCACTCCACGTGCTTCGGCTTTTTTACAAACTTCTTCGAAAGCAACATGCAAGGGTGTTACAGTAATATCGGTTAAATTTAGCGATACCTGTGCAATTCCAAATTCTTCGATATACCAACCAATGCCTTTTACAGCTTTTAGTGTACCCGGCTGCCATATTTCGTTACCATTTTCATCTTTTTTAATTTTACC containing:
- the ftcD gene encoding glutamate formimidoyltransferase codes for the protein MKQIVECVPNFSEGRNMDIIKQITDVIESVEGVKLIDVDPGKATNRTVVTFVGEPEAVCEAAFLAGKKAKELIDMTKHKGEHPRFGAMDVCPLVPVANITMEETVEYARKLAKRLGEELQYPIYCYEFAAFTPERKNLAYVRSGEYEGLPDKLKKPEWKPDFGPAEFVPKTGATAVSARNFLIAYNVNLNTTSTRRANAIAFDVREKGRPVREGNPFTGKIKKDENGNEIWQPGTLKAVKGIGWYIEEFGIAQVSLNLTDITVTPLHVAFEEVCKKAEARGVRVTGSEIVGVVPLQAMLDAGKYFLKKQHRSIGIPDEEIVKIAIKSLGLNELYPFEPKKKIIEYILQENEAKSKKLVDLTMKGFVYETASESPAPGGGSISAAMGAMGAALGTMVANLSSHKPGWDERWEEFSNWAEKGKKYYEQLLFLIDEDTHAFNKIMDAFSLPKGTDEEKAIRKQAIQNATRYAIEIPFKVMQTAYESMEVMLAMADSGNPNSVTDAGVGAIAARSCVMGAYLNVKINCSSYEDKKFVEHIIAQGAEIEQKAIELEKKILEIVNSKIK